A region of the Plasmodium vinckei vinckei genome assembly, chromosome: PVVCY_11 genome:
TAAAATACTTAAGGAAATATACGcgaattatttaaatgacGAACTTTTGTACAAAAAAGTTAAACTTTCATCATCTGTAAAATCACTATTAGACAATGGATACAATTGTATGgccataaaataaataaaaaaataataaatgactTTTATTCGTATATTTTTCtgtttatgtttatatgtatatataaagggCGAGAAATGTCGAACCTTTTATATATCATCATGCAATGAGGCCTGTAAttgcatttttaattttataacttaTGAAGACTTGGCTCtgtttcatatatttatgcataattttattctcTTATTTCGTTTTGTAGATTTTTCGGAAAATTGTGAAAGCAGCTATGATTGTAAAGAGATAATAGATGATGGGataaaaaacaatgaaCAGTCAGAAAAAATAGAGGAGTTTATTTTGGGAGTGTGCGCATGTAAtagaataattatatataatgagaAATTTGGTGATATTGAAATGAAagataatattaatgagaAATCAAATTCTGAGCATATTAAGTATGGTAAAAAAAGTGACGTAGAAAATATCgagaatgaaaataaatatacagtAGATTCTGATGGCgaagaaaatatgaatacaATAGAACATGAAGatatatgcttatataatacttcaaaaaaaataggtTTTCATATCTACTGCTATAAGAAGcgtctatttttttataatttaaaaaacatcTGTAAAGAGTATTACATAATATGTTTTCATGATTTTTTAAGAAGTAACAATTATACTATATGTATgctaaaaaacaaaaaagaattaGATAAAgggatattatatatacgtGGTTatgattttaatattttaccatatttatgtaaaaataagaatGACATAAATAAGATTAAAAAGACGATAAAATTACACACCgctaattatttaaaagttatattaatatgtaaaaaaaatattactaaTGAAGATAttgcaaaatatatttatttaaaaagtgtTAGAGGCAAAGTTTCTTTCAAgttttttgatataataaaaacattttttttatatgatttagAATGTATCGGCATTATTGgcttaaaaaatgatttaaatgATGGTGTAGTCGAAACATTTAAAGATAtcaataattttgatattaGAACATGGATATTTACTAATGATTCTTCTAAAAACACTTATTTGACAGCTTTACAATGCAATCTAATTATTCCaaattcaaatttattCTTAGTTAATTTCTTGAACCCAGACTATTCTGATGAAGAAACACTTgctaattatttattcacCAATTTCCTTCTTTCTAtggaaaatatgaaatCTCGTTCTTATGCTATTGCAATAAACGAGAATAGTCTGAAGAACATCATGCAAAATAGACATGCGCTGGTATGTGTAAAAAACttcttaaatttattttatttatgttacACGATAATAGTTTacatcattatatatatatatcaatttGTTTACTcacttttttgttttttttgctaTCTTTTTATCCTCTCCTGTAAACCAGAAAATATTCTTATGCATAATAATGCGAGCCACTgttgtattattttgcaaattaaataatgaaacaaaAGGAAGGATTATAAgcaaatttatttcttatacAACCCCTAAATTGACAATACTAGGAGTTGGGTCAACATTGAATGATGCACATCTCTTAAAAAACACTACAATAAGTGTATGTTTGACTTTGAACAAACAAGTTAATGTTCTTTATAGTATCTCAGATTATGCAATGGAGGAATTCAAATATGTTGGAGAGCTTCTCATATTAGGGAGATTGAATCGATTTTCTCTATGGTAAtataagcaaaaaaaataatatttttgtaaccATATCTGTATTTCATTCTGGGGGTatttagaaatatatatacatatataatatattgacATTGAATTTTTACTCATTTGGTTCCCATTTATGCATACCTTTTATAGTAGAGGATTTCTATGGATAATATACCTGAAAGTTATGATTGgctctttttatttcttccataattttgataattttttttctgggTCTTCTATTTcatcaatattatattccCAAACAACCTTCGGAATCTTTCATTATTCCTTAATTGTAGCTTTCGCATCATACGAAATTGATCTTCCATACAAGTTTATCAGAAATTTcccatatatttatcagctagtaaacacaaaaaaaatattcataaaatgtAAAGCAAACAACTGTCCATTAGTTCGACTAGCTAAATTTAGTAGAACTATACTTGTTATTTGctcacaaaaaataatacttaTGCATTACAATGTTCCTATTGCTATTCTAATTAGATAAGCAATGAAAGgatatgataataatttgcatttttctttattttataactttaaataattctcttggatttttattcttaggcaagaagaaaatattttcttaacAACaccataatatttttaaacataatCGAATCGATACTTGCTTCCTTCATTTCTTATTACATATTACGAGACAGTTcgtttaatttaattacaCATCGAAAATTTACCTTCCATAtgtttgttttaaatttttttttaatatctgAAAAAattctattattttcaaaaacatggcatatatttttttttatcatgaCCATTGTTATTGTTtcgattttatttatatatataaacatttataCCTTAGTTGATTGCTTAGTAACAGGAAAATGTGAATTTAGCCTCTTTGATTCCGAAGATTCATATTTTTGGATATCTCTCCTCCCCATACTATACATTAACTTTATCATAGACAAGTTCATGAAGTTTATAAAGAACAAGTAAGCAATCGAGCATCATTCACGTGACACAATTTTTGTCCATCCATATAAATAggcatcattttttttgtaatttagTATgctttcatatttttcactCCTCTTCATCGcctgttttattttttttcatctcaCACCCTTACAGAATATACCCAGATATAACCGAACAATTACCCAGCACACTGAAAATCGGAACACAAGAAAAATGTGCTACTAATAACAAAGAGGAAAAAGTAATAACTGATAAAAACATTGGAAAGTTGGCACCAATTCCCAAaagttatataataaaagaagacaatacatattatgggaaatctaaaaaaaataagtatatttttgataCTTTACGAAAGAtaatagatataaaaataaagtataGAAATCAGCAACTAAACTtagaatataaaacatatgagaaaagaaataaattaaagtTAAGGATAatcatattattgttatttataatatttttggtAGCATTTACAATACAAATCATCATATCTAAATCTATTGAAAGCAACTTGCATTATATATCGTATTTAAcagtaatatattatatagttgcagtattatatttaattaagaTACtagttataaataaaacaaatcatacttatttttttattattggtAAATTACTATTAGTAATAGGTTTTTTGTTAGAAATGTCCGAGAATTCGATTAATAATGTAATTAATATGCTAGTAACATATTCTTTTACTGTttgctatatattttttatatcttttaaaatattagaaGGATTATTAATGATCATAACTATTTTATTCGTATCAATATGGATATATTACCATAAAAACAACCGTTTAAGCGCTATGTGCACTGATTTTTGTGACAATCCATATGCTAGTCTAGACTATttagaatatataaatatatcgtGTATATGTAAACAACAAATTTTtacctttttaatttgtatgTTAAGTTTTACATTAATTTGTCtatttatgaaatattatgagatatattatttaaaaaaaaaatttttaacaaGATATAAGCAAAAAGTTAATTTAGGTAAGCAAATTGAAATTTTGCATACTATGCTGCCTAGCTTTTTAGTcgaatatttattagtaaGTGATCCTAAAGCAGATGGTATTATGGtgggaaaaaatatttccgGAGAAGATCGAGGGATTATATCTGTCATCTTTTGTGACATTGATGATTTTCAAACTATGGTATCTACATTAGAAGCACATACTTTAGTACAGACATTggataatttatatttatattttgataaatgtataaaatattttaattgtataaaaatagaaacaGTATTCGAATCATATTTAGCTGCATCTGGTCTAAgcgaaaagaaaaataattctgtacataaaattaaatatgataCAAAATGTGCAATCAAAATGGCTATTGCTCAACTTAGTgctaaatattatatatcatataagGTATTGGACACATTATCAAATAACAAAGATACAAATAGTATTTTCCAAAcggaaaataaatatatctataaaaatattagttTAAGAATAGGTATACATACAGGAAAAGCAATAAGTGGAGTTATTGGATCTGTTAAACCACAATATTCGCTTTTTGGTGATACTGTTAACACTGCATCGAGAATGAAGTCTACTTCATTAAAGGACCATATACACGTTTCATatgatacatataaatatctaAAGGATGATAAAACGTTAGTGTGGAAAGAAAGAAGTATATTCATAAAGGGAAAAGGGGAAatgaaaacatatttaCTGGTTGATATTTTAGATGACTCCAAAAAGGATCGTAGAAAAGCGTTGACAGAATCTACTTCTTCTATATTTAGAACCAGTGATGAAATAGAAAATGAGAGCGAACTCATAACTAAGGAGAAAGAAATGGATAAAACAGAGGTGCCTGATAAAGGTGAAATACTCGATGAAactaaagaaatatttaaaaaaacggAAAAGCCGAGCacgaaaaagaaaaagattaaaaaagaaaatattgaggaaaaacatataaatacaaaaatgaaagaaatgggagaaattttaaatagctatgataaagaagaaatttataattgtaACAAAAGTGACGATGGGTCAAATagtataagaaaaaatgatttcTTACACAGttctaaaaattataactataaaaaatcgAAATATTTAGATCTAGAACGTTTTTCAACAAATAAAAGCTTTAGAAGAAATGTATTAgcttataattttgaatcTCCTATAAATCCACCACGAAAAATGGAAGATGAcccaaaaataaaatatgattcTGATCATTTCTTTACCTCGCCATATGCTGTAgacaaaaatgaaaaagatgaaatatATGACACACCAATCAAGgaatcatataaaaaaaaaagcaaaaatataataaacaaaattagaGAAGATTCCATCGACTTTAAAGATGAGTTTagtaaagaaaatgataaaataaaagaatatataaaagaaagaaTAAATTATCGGCAAAAAGTGACCCCCAATTATTTTAACTTTAACAATATGTCTAAATATTCCAACGcatttaagaaaaaaaaaaaaaaaaaaaaggacatagaaaaaaaatatacatatagacaaaaaacaagcttttataattttttaaataaaaatgatactGCCAATTATAACTATTCTAGTGAATtcgaatattttattgaccccaaattgaaaaataaaaaacctATAAACTTCAACAATTTGTTCgcaaaaatatacaaaaaaaagcaaagtTTACTTAATGCTAAAACTGGAGAtattaataacaaaaaaaaaattactcGAACCAGAAGTAGAGatagaattattttttcaagtCGACGTGATGAGGAACACGATGGCAaccaaaaaatgaataaaaaattattttctcaAACTTATGCTCAGAAGGCAGAGCAAGCTTcgaatgaaaataatgacattcctttaaaaaaagaagacatagaaaaaaaattagaataTGATTccaatgaaaatattaaaaatgagtccccaaaaaatgaagataaaATGATGTTGAAGAAAAGAATGATATCGAAAAGAATCAGTTTTTACAGTTTGAAAGAAGATGAAAAAGGGGATAGTTTCAAATCGTCTGATAATAGTTCTTGTGGTATTAAATCTAAAAAATCGAGTAGTGTAGGTGATGAAGAAATgaatgaatattttaattacaaCAATGAGGTTAACAGTAACCAAAatcaaaacaaaaataaaaataaaaagaataaagaAATTTCATTAGCGTCCaaagtaaataatatatttaaaaatatctttaaaaagaattatataaGCGAGAAATTAAAATCAGGAAAATACAACACAATGTCTAATTCCAAATCAGGGCAAACAAATACAATGgcagataataaaaaaagccaaattaaaaaaaatggagaagtaaataaaacaaacacAGACGTAAGCAATAAAAACTCTGATTTTGTAActaattttgataattataacaagaacattttaaaaaaattaacatcAACTttgcaaataaataaaaagacaAGCTATTTTAATCGGTTTTATTACAAATTTAAAGATGAAGAACTGGAGGAAGAGTATACAAAAGAATATTA
Encoded here:
- a CDS encoding guanylyl cyclase beta, putative; the protein is MKETDKIKSEVLNLMNLDGKREHINKNNKLYRKVIINPTSEDDLQKFCKNYFRIYQFSLYNFIRRLISLDAVIVYTVFMTVYIFSEISHGITKQYLFLDTAISLLLNIGILVVIESLFELKLLKDIKNANSQTYLRIVPKMSYFEKVMTKDIKVGNIIRVFQGEEFPADVVILYSKKNTNAVVDSFKIDGLYNKSIKHPVEKYKIDRDYLKMLSEINGVIKCELPNKNVFCFQGTYKLDKHPRSLHLSYENFALQSSILKGAEYIDGVVVYTGADTKKNLNIPRKIEENMTFCIKMNNVVYYLIFMYIFFVVLSIILKATFYRKGKLLENPNDTFFTIIEDFIGLYILVLPVMLYSEKSLIYIIQSLKIERDARMNHDENNNNTKVFNKNKNDTLGTVDIIATARNGVLVNKKEILVSCTINNVLYSKKNFIISDEFLKLPSLNILDAERTNVSELLNLDERIFKDPENIFFPSRDFNNFFKILGNNINPIYDPINDDFSKILKEIYANYLNDELLYKKVKLSSSVKSLLDNGYNYFSENCESSYDCKEIIDDGIKNNEQSEKIEEFILGVCACNRIIIYNEKFGDIEMKDNINEKSNSEHIKYGKKSDVENIENENKYTVDSDGEENMNTIEHEDICLYNTSKKIGFHIYCYKKRLFFYNLKNICKEYYIICFHDFLRSNNYTICMLKNKKELDKGILYIRGYDFNILPYLCKNKNDINKIKKTIKLHTANYLKVILICKKNITNEDIAKYIYLKSVRGKVSFKFFDIIKTFFLYDLECIGIIGLKNDLNDGVVETFKDINNFDIRTWIFTNDSSKNTYLTALQCNLIIPNSNLFLVNFLNPDYSDEETLANYLFTNFLLSMENMKSRSYAIAINENSLKNIMQNRHALKIFLCIIMRATVVLFCKLNNETKGRIISKFISYTTPKLTILGVGSTLNDAHLLKNTTISVCLTLNKQVNVLYSISDYAMEEFKYVGELLILGRLNRFSLCRGFLWIIYLKVMIGSFYFFHNFDNFFSGSSISSILYSQTTFGIFHYSLIVAFASYEIDLPYKFIRNFPYIYQLARRKYFLNNTIIFLNIIESILASFISYYILRDSSFNLITHRKFTFHMFVLNFFLISEKILLFSKTWHIFFFIMTIVIVSILFIYINIYTLVDCLVTGKCEFSLFDSEDSYFWISLLPILYINFIIDKFMKFIKNKIYPDITEQLPSTLKIGTQEKCATNNKEEKVITDKNIGKLAPIPKSYIIKEDNTYYGKSKKNKYIFDTLRKIIDIKIKYRNQQLNLEYKTYEKRNKLKLRIIILLLFIIFLVAFTIQIIISKSIESNLHYISYLTVIYYIVAVLYLIKILVINKTNHTYFFIIGKLLLVIGFLLEMSENSINNVINMLVTYSFTVCYIFFISFKILEGLLMIITILFVSIWIYYHKNNRLSAMCTDFCDNPYASLDYLEYINISCICKQQIFTFLICMLSFTLICLFMKYYEIYYLKKKFLTRYKQKVNLGKQIEILHTMLPSFLVEYLLVSDPKADGIMVGKNISGEDRGIISVIFCDIDDFQTMVSTLEAHTLVQTLDNLYLYFDKCIKYFNCIKIETVFESYLAASGLSEKKNNSVHKIKYDTKCAIKMAIAQLSAKYYISYKVLDTLSNNKDTNSIFQTENKYIYKNISLRIGIHTGKAISGVIGSVKPQYSLFGDTVNTASRMKSTSLKDHIHVSYDTYKYLKDDKTLVWKERSIFIKGKGEMKTYLLVDILDDSKKDRRKALTESTSSIFRTSDEIENESELITKEKEMDKTEVPDKGEILDETKEIFKKTEKPSTKKKKIKKENIEEKHINTKMKEMGEILNSYDKEEIYNCNKSDDGSNSIRKNDFLHSSKNYNYKKSKYLDLERFSTNKSFRRNVLAYNFESPINPPRKMEDDPKIKYDSDHFFTSPYAVDKNEKDEIYDTPIKESYKKKSKNIINKIREDSIDFKDEFSKENDKIKEYIKERINYRQKVTPNYFNFNNMSKYSNAFKKKKKKKKDIEKKYTYRQKTSFYNFLNKNDTANYNYSSEFEYFIDPKLKNKKPINFNNLFAKIYKKKQSLLNAKTGDINNKKKITRTRSRDRIIFSSRRDEEHDGNQKMNKKLFSQTYAQKAEQASNENNDIPLKKEDIEKKLEYDSNENIKNESPKNEDKMMLKKRMISKRISFYSLKEDEKGDSFKSSDNSSCGIKSKKSSSVGDEEMNEYFNYNNEVNSNQNQNKNKNKKNKEISLASKVNNIFKNIFKKNYISEKLKSGKYNTMSNSKSGQTNTMADNKKSQIKKNGEVNKTNTDVSNKNSDFVTNFDNYNKNILKKLTSTLQINKKTSYFNRFYYKFKDEELEEEYTKEYYREIINIDLTKKLIIIFVISELILSLCNVIELSYYEHEGAPNDFIVIIWLIRSIYLFTITFIWLLLKTKLKEYKDNSSKMMWTTFILNIFLSSWGIIMIDLACIHYSNLVGNSRERSIFFMKDATELIISMQLIFVKNMLFKHKFFFFVFFFVFFIYSFYKLFVIHVSQLRICCSILLILSINILYFWYSEYLDRTQYIIKRKRNRMEKTSHDFLTRILPRQVLEEYQNDNLQLTYKHEKIAFLFADIVGFTKWSKTAAPKNVLKLLQKLISKIDKDTIKLGLYKLFTIGDAYVATSQPNASITDQTEAADGIISIFKLAKLILHNINTIKIQFNKHDFNMRIGLHYGSCVGGIIGSVRIRYDMWGLDVLIANQIESNGIPGEIVCSEQFKNFFLETEPNAKLNFWHYKTISINDKDIKIYVVEDKNYEENYDPKVINYETLLKLREKTKENE